A single Vulcanisaeta distributa DSM 14429 DNA region contains:
- a CDS encoding SDR family oxidoreductase, producing the protein MIVLITGVSSSPGYKTAISLVNKYEVIGTYNEHPINIPGVTVVKADITRDSARLINDYKPDVVIHMAAIGNVDQCEEQLELCYRVNVVASRDLLTAAYRSGSAIYYLSTDYVFDGERGMYSEDDAPRPVNYYGLTKLMAEEITRALGGSIIRVAWIYGTGPGRANFGKTVVEKLMRGEVVTAITDQWSSPTLNTIIGEAFVKLLDMRFSGIIHVVGPRLSRYEFAKAIARHFGFNEELIKPIKLSDVNYKARRPRDSSLSNKRAIELLGIPLNDIDHALSIFRKELEIERSMVRT; encoded by the coding sequence ATGATCGTATTAATTACTGGTGTTAGTTCATCACCTGGGTATAAAACAGCCATTAGCCTAGTTAATAAGTATGAGGTTATTGGCACCTATAATGAGCACCCCATCAACATACCCGGCGTCACCGTGGTTAAGGCCGACATAACCAGGGATTCCGCTAGATTAATTAACGATTATAAGCCCGACGTGGTTATACACATGGCCGCAATAGGCAACGTCGACCAGTGCGAGGAGCAGCTAGAGCTTTGTTATAGGGTTAACGTGGTGGCCAGCAGGGACTTGCTCACTGCTGCGTATAGGAGCGGCTCGGCCATTTACTACCTATCCACGGACTACGTATTTGATGGTGAGAGGGGTATGTACTCGGAGGATGATGCGCCAAGACCCGTTAATTATTACGGATTAACAAAGCTAATGGCGGAGGAGATCACAAGAGCATTGGGTGGTTCCATAATTAGGGTTGCCTGGATTTATGGCACGGGGCCAGGGAGAGCCAACTTTGGCAAGACCGTGGTCGAGAAGTTGATGAGGGGTGAGGTGGTCACGGCAATAACTGATCAGTGGTCATCACCAACATTAAACACAATAATTGGTGAAGCCTTCGTGAAGTTATTAGACATGAGATTTAGCGGAATAATACACGTAGTTGGACCAAGACTAAGTAGGTATGAGTTCGCAAAGGCCATAGCCAGACACTTCGGATTTAACGAGGAGTTAATAAAACCAATAAAGCTAAGTGATGTTAATTACAAAGCCCGAAGACCAAGGGACAGTAGCCTAAGTAATAAGAGAGCAATTGAATTATTAGGAATACCGCTCAATGATATAGATCATGCACTATCAATATTTAGGAAGGAATTGGAGATCGAAAGGTCGATGGTAAGGACATAG
- a CDS encoding ATP-binding protein: MAHIKRIMIEEIRRRKFNVSVKGKSGGLNNELTLSRVNVLTGCNGSFKTSILEALAASLLMLTDPSRAQSLFTVASTLRMDEFWLYRLLNDGFKLMVDDVEVKTTSIEELIKLQQPSFSAQPLMPVNPFTKAAIAEKGNKRGFLRVDVIPVSMFPQQVQYSINITVNKIDGVNYDFIALSTPNPLTPQFIGSLMKIVDYAKAIKLFNKVFEGVEISFMGLKPDEFDKHNIVFVVKDGERPIQYLGSGYLGLALMVLAASREIVMYDNVELHMHPWLMNKVAELMSDTKDVQWIITTQSSEMLNAMLNNVDLDELLVIESNARGLLRIYDGREASRRVGELNEDLRGNCL, encoded by the coding sequence ATGGCTCATATTAAGAGGATCATGATTGAGGAGATTAGGAGAAGAAAGTTTAATGTTAGTGTTAAAGGCAAATCTGGCGGTTTAAATAATGAGCTTACACTTAGCAGAGTTAACGTATTGACCGGCTGCAACGGCTCATTTAAAACCTCAATACTCGAGGCATTAGCAGCATCATTACTGATGCTGACTGACCCAAGTCGTGCACAATCCCTATTTACCGTGGCTTCAACCCTTAGGATGGATGAATTTTGGCTTTATAGGCTCTTGAACGACGGATTCAAGCTCATGGTTGATGACGTGGAGGTCAAGACCACAAGTATTGAAGAACTAATTAAGCTTCAACAGCCATCATTTTCAGCACAACCATTAATGCCTGTGAACCCATTCACCAAGGCTGCAATTGCTGAAAAAGGAAACAAGAGGGGTTTCCTCAGGGTTGACGTAATACCGGTGAGCATGTTTCCACAGCAAGTTCAATACAGCATTAATATTACTGTTAATAAGATTGATGGCGTTAACTACGACTTCATAGCACTATCAACGCCCAATCCATTAACACCGCAATTCATTGGTTCATTAATGAAGATTGTTGATTACGCCAAAGCCATTAAACTGTTTAATAAGGTCTTCGAGGGTGTTGAGATAAGTTTCATGGGGCTTAAGCCGGATGAGTTTGATAAGCATAACATAGTCTTTGTTGTGAAGGATGGGGAGAGGCCAATACAGTATCTTGGCAGTGGTTACTTAGGCTTGGCATTAATGGTCCTTGCCGCATCGAGGGAGATAGTGATGTATGATAATGTGGAGTTACATATGCATCCATGGTTAATGAATAAGGTTGCTGAATTAATGAGTGATACTAAGGATGTTCAGTGGATAATCACTACGCAAAGTAGCGAAATGCTTAATGCAATGTTAAATAATGTGGATTTAGATGAATTGTTAGTAATTGAAAGTAACGCAAGGGGCTTATTGAGGATTTACGATGGTAGGGAGGCAAGTAGAAGAGTTGGGGAGCTTAATGAGGATTTAAGGGGTAATTGCCTATGA